One part of the Haemophilus parainfluenzae genome encodes these proteins:
- a CDS encoding SLC13 family permease, whose product MNTIFDHALWVSPLFLTLMLLMAAIILFVHNKIRMDVVALLVMLFFYLSGILSIQEIFVGFSDPNIILIALLFIVGESLVRTGIAYRVSDGILKVAGNSEAKVLILLMLSVAGLGAFMSSTGVVAVFIPVVIMICRQMNISPKRLMMPLSVAGLISGMMTLIATAPNLVVNAELVKDTNLRLEFFDFTPIGLLILVLGMGYMLIARRWLSDNNDESNQDTMQSSMNELINEYGLKDRTKRLVVKSTSPFVGKTLDQLHLRSSYQLNVLAIERWKHFRPSYTMPLGTSEIKAKDILMVNLEGSDFNFYLFCQEFHLEPAEIKSQSFDQQVRSIGMAELIIVPDSICIGKTTAELQFRTKYGLNVVGIKRDGVVLSDAFNKEKFCSGDLLLVIGDWRLIQAMRDRRKDFLVLNYPKEMERAVPAQRQAPFALLSILVMVLLMVSGVVPNVIAALIACLMLAYFGCIDAKSAYNSIQWPSLILIIGMMPFSTALQKTGGVEFAVKWLTQIIDGWGMYPVLIVLFIFCALVGLFISNTATAILMAPIAISLATQLNVSPVPFAMVVAIAASAAFMTPVSSPVNTMVMGPGGYKFADFIKIGVPFTLIIMFVTVFIVPILFPF is encoded by the coding sequence ATGAATACCATTTTTGATCATGCACTTTGGGTAAGTCCACTATTTTTGACATTAATGTTGCTTATGGCTGCTATTATTTTATTCGTGCATAATAAAATTCGTATGGATGTAGTGGCATTATTGGTGATGCTCTTTTTTTATCTAAGCGGCATTCTGAGTATCCAAGAGATCTTCGTAGGATTTAGTGATCCTAATATTATATTAATCGCCTTACTCTTCATTGTGGGTGAGAGTTTAGTCCGAACAGGGATCGCTTATCGTGTAAGCGATGGTATTTTGAAAGTGGCAGGAAATAGTGAAGCTAAGGTGCTTATTTTGTTAATGCTTTCTGTGGCTGGATTGGGTGCATTTATGAGCTCTACAGGCGTGGTTGCTGTATTCATTCCTGTTGTCATCATGATTTGTCGTCAAATGAATATTTCCCCAAAACGCTTAATGATGCCATTAAGCGTGGCAGGGCTAATCAGCGGGATGATGACGTTAATCGCGACAGCCCCTAACCTTGTGGTGAATGCGGAATTAGTGAAAGATACGAATCTTCGCCTTGAGTTTTTTGATTTCACGCCAATCGGATTATTGATCTTAGTGCTAGGTATGGGTTATATGCTTATTGCCCGTCGATGGCTTTCTGATAATAACGATGAAAGCAATCAAGATACCATGCAAAGCTCCATGAATGAGCTAATTAATGAATATGGTTTGAAAGATCGCACCAAGCGTTTAGTTGTGAAAAGTACGTCACCTTTCGTTGGCAAAACCTTAGATCAATTGCATTTGCGTTCTAGTTATCAACTCAATGTGCTAGCGATTGAACGATGGAAACATTTTCGTCCAAGCTACACTATGCCACTTGGCACGTCAGAGATAAAGGCAAAAGATATTCTTATGGTCAATTTGGAAGGATCTGATTTCAATTTTTACCTATTTTGCCAAGAATTTCATTTAGAGCCTGCTGAAATTAAATCGCAGTCTTTTGATCAGCAAGTACGTTCTATTGGAATGGCTGAATTGATTATTGTACCAGACTCTATTTGTATAGGTAAAACGACAGCTGAGTTACAATTTCGTACAAAATATGGTTTAAATGTAGTTGGTATTAAACGGGATGGTGTAGTACTGAGTGATGCCTTTAATAAAGAAAAATTTTGTTCAGGCGATTTGCTTTTGGTGATCGGTGATTGGCGACTTATTCAAGCAATGCGAGATCGTCGGAAAGATTTTCTGGTATTGAATTATCCGAAGGAAATGGAACGCGCAGTGCCTGCTCAGCGCCAAGCACCGTTTGCCTTACTATCCATTTTGGTCATGGTATTATTAATGGTTTCAGGCGTTGTTCCAAATGTCATTGCGGCATTAATAGCCTGTTTAATGTTGGCTTATTTTGGATGTATTGATGCAAAAAGTGCATACAATTCCATTCAATGGCCAAGTCTCATCTTGATTATTGGAATGATGCCATTTTCGACTGCACTTCAAAAAACAGGTGGGGTTGAATTCGCCGTAAAATGGCTGACCCAAATTATTGATGGATGGGGAATGTATCCTGTATTGATTGTACTTTTTATTTTTTGTGCATTAGTTGGATTGTTTATTTCGAACACGGCTACAGCAATTTTGATGGCACCGATTGCGATTTCTCTGGCTACACAGCTTAATGTTTCTCCAGTACCATTTGCGATGGTTGTGGCAATTGCCGCTTCAGCTGCTTTTATGACGCCAGTTTCCTCTCCAGTGAATACTATGGTAATGGGACCTGGTGGCTATAAATTTGCTGATTTTATTAAAATAGGCGTACCTTTTACTTTAATTATTATGTTCGTAACTGTTTTTATTGTGCCAATATTGTTTCCATTTTAA